In Verrucomicrobiota bacterium, the genomic window ATCTTGTAGATGCACTTGTCACCGCTGAGGACGTCCAAAACGGAAAACCGGCGCCTGATATTTTTCTTAAAGCCGCCGAGCTCCTAAAAGTGGATCCAACCAAATGCCTGGTATTTGAAGATGCCGCGCTCGGTATCCAGGCCGCCCACGCAGCGGGAATGCAAGCGGTCCATGTGGAGACTCATCCGTACGCCAAGCAAATGGGTTGAAGTGTTGGTGGAAAACTATCGCCTGCTTAGCTTGGCTTTCCAGTAGAGCATTATCAGGAAACCAATAACTGCTCCTCCCACATGAGCCCAGTGCGCTATGCCTCCACCAAAAAGAGAAAACCCGGTGATGCCCGAAAACATATCCAACAAGACCAGCGCGGGTATGAAGAATTTCGCCGCCACAGGGGCAGGAATGAACATGAGGCTGAGCTTTGCGTTGGGAAAGAGAACTCCAAACGCCACCAGGATTCCATAAATTGCTCCCGAGGCACCTACTGCTGGAGCGTGATAAATACTTATAAGGGACTTTATGACCTTTTCGGGTACTTTCGACGTTAAGCTAGGGTCAGCTTTGAAGCTTTCTAATAGAACTTTTATACTATCTTCAGTGAATCCCGCACCAATCAAAATACCATAGGCGTTTGAAAATTGATAATAGTTTACCGCCGTGTAAATGATTGCTGCTCCGATTCCAGTGGCGAAATAGAATGAAAGGAAACGACGCCATCCCCATATCATGGTTAAAGGGACCCCAAAGGATGCCAGCGCGAACATGTTGAAGAAAATATGAGCCGGGCTGCCATGAAGAAACATGTAGCTGATGAATTGGATCAGTTGAAATTCATCATTCTTTGGAAAATACAAGGCAAAGTGATTTTGGATGCTTCTCCCGATTTCGGGCGCAAGGAGAGAAGGTGCAAAGACGAGCGCATTGATTGCGATCAATACGAGAACAACGGGTGGAAACTTTTTCATAATACGTCAGAATCAAGGCTTATTGGATGTTCTCTTTTTCACCAGTTTATAATGCTCTGCCTTTATCCACCACCTGCTCTTTGCCGAAATAAACCTGAAGTGGAATCCATCTTAATCTTAGGGAATCGACTTTGACTTCTTTAGATCTCTTGCTTGAATTTGGAGAAGCTTTTCAAGGTAGTATTTCCTGTGTAGAGTTTATCCTTAAATGAGAATTTCCTATTTAGTAATTTTTGCCTCGGCAGTTTATCTTTTCTCTGTTGGCAGTCTGGCGGCGAAAGACACCATCAACTTCAACCGGGACATTCGTCCGATCCTCTCTGATAAGTGTTTCCTTTGTCATGGTCCTGATGAAGCGGATCGCGAAGAAGACTTACGCTTGGATATTCCTGATGGCAGGCTCGGCGCGCTGACGCCTCGGGATGATTACTTTATTATCAAACCTGGTGAGCCTGAGGAAAGTGAGCTGTTTTGGCGAATCACCGAAGAGTTTGAAGATGAAAGAATGCCGCCGGCAAATTCCCACAAGGAGCCCCTCAACGAGCAGGAAATTGCGCTATTCAAACAGTGGATCATTGAAGGTGGAGAATACCGGGATTTTTGGGCGTTTATTCCTCCAACCAAAACCAAGTTAGCGAAGGTCAAGAATAAGAAATGGGGCGCAAGCGAGATCGACAACCGCGTAATGGCATCCCTGGAAGAACAAGGACTGAAACCGAATCCTGAGGCCGATAAACGAACGCTCATTCGACGAGCGACCTTCGACTTGACGGGGCTACCGCCAACTCTCGATGAGATTAATGAATTTCTAAATGATAAAAGTCAAAATGCTTACACTCGCTTGGTTGACCGCTTGCTCGAGAAAAAATCGTACGGCGAGCACATGGCTCGCTACTGGGCGGACTTGGTTCGCTTGGCCGATACTAATGGGATGCACCACGATTTTGATCGGGAGTTCTCAACTTATCGTGATTGGGTGATACGATCCTATAATAATAACCTGCCGTTTGATGAGTTTATAAAATACCAGTTGGCGGGTGACTTGTATGATGACCCTAGCCGAGAGCATTTGGTTGCATCCGGGTTTAATCGTCTTCACCTGATCATCGACAAAGGCACCGCCCTTCCTGAGGAGAGTTTGCACAAAAATGTTGTTGATCGTGTCGAGGCCTTCGGCACGACTTTTCTTGGACTCACGGTTCAATGCGCGCAATGCCACGATCACAAATATGACCCCATTACTCAAAAGGACTACTACCAGTTGTACGCCTTTTTTAATAATTTTGGTGGAGCTGCTGAAACGGGCGGAGAACCGGAACGAGGTCTTCAGCCACCATTCATAAATCTTACCACGCCGAAGCAGGAAAAAATACTGGCCGATTTCGACGGGAGAAACCGGGCGCTTGATTTTGAACTCCAAGCGATAGAACGTCTCCAGGGCTTGTCGGAAAAATGGCCTGATAAATTTAGTAAAGTTGCTGTGCCCTGGATATGGACTGAACCCGGGCCGCAGTCTAAGAGTGTTGAGTTTAGAACGACCCTGGATCTGCCTGAGAAACCAGAAACTGCAATGGCGCGATTTGTTGCTCTACCGGAACCGGATTCATTTAAGAGAGGTGCTTTTCAGGGGACCATTCCTAAATCGAACGACGTTCAAAATGCTGGGGGAAATGCTGCTGTTGTTTCGGAAGCTGAAGTGTTCGTGAATGGCGTTTCCTTAGGGAAAGCGCTCACCTTGAATGATGGAGTGGCTGCCGAATTGAGCGACATTCTTCAAGCTGGAGAAAATGTTATAACCGCAAAATCCTCAGGGAAAACCGGGTTTGCCTTTATTCTTGAATACACAATTGGGGAAGAAACGAACTCATTTACGACTAGTCCCGATTGGATGGTGAGGAGCGACAAAGATTCGGCCTGGGCGTCCTCCATCGAAGTGCACGACCCGGACCATGAAAGCATCTGGACTACGAGGGTACGCTCGAAAGACGTGCTGAGCGTCCAAAAGCAGATCGTTGATTTGAAGGCCAATCGAACGGCCTATTACCATACCATACCAGGCGCGATGATCATGTCCGAAATGGATCCTCCTCGCCAAACGACGATGTTGATAGGTGGGGCTTACGATGCTCCCGATGCTCAGGTCGAACGCAACACACCAGGCTTTCTGCCACCCATGGAAGGGAAAAGGGGCATGTACTCCCGCATGGATCTGGCTGAGTGGCTTGTCTCGCCCCAACACCCTTTGACAGCTCGCGTTGTGGTTAACCGGTTCTGGCAGCAGATATTCGGAGTGGGATTGGTTAAAACTTCGGAGGACTTTGGTGCTCAAGGAGAATGGCCCAGTCACCCTGAATTGTTAGATGAACTAGCGGTCTCCTTTATGGACTCCGGTTGGGATGTGAAACTGCTATTTCGTTCAATCCTGCTATCCAATACTTACAAACAAAGTTCAGACGCCCAATCAGCCGCTTATACCAAAGATCCGGAGAACCGGAAGTTGGCCCGTGGTTCCCGCTATCGTCTGGATGCTGAGGTGATCCGCGATCAGCTTTTAGCCGTCAGCGGTCAGCTCAACAGGACCATGTACGGCAAGAGTGTAAGGCCACCCCAACCAGAGGGATTATGGGAAATGGTAAACATGGTCGCAAACAGACCCTATATCCCTGACAACGACGATAACATCTACCGTCGAAGTCTCTACACATTTTGGAGACGAGCTATTCCGCCACCGCAAATGACGATTATGAATGCCCCTTCGAGGGAATATTGTCTTCCAAGAAGAGAACGTACCAATACACCCCTTCAGGCACTGCTCATGATGAATGAGGAACAGTACTTCAAAGCAGCAAAGGCTTGCGCGAAACTGACACTTGAGGAAACCGATGATCCTGAAAGAGGATTAAGGGTTACCTACGAAAAGATCACGTCTCATCAACCTGCGGACGATCGCCTGAAACTCATGGAGAAAACTCTGGCTGAGTTTTTTGATATCTATGAAAATGATAAGGCATTGACCGAGTCGCTTACGCCAGAGTTAAGCGGATCAGAATTTGCCAAGCGAGTGGAGCTCGCTGCGTGGACCATGATGACTCACAGTCTGCTCAATTTGGAACTCACAAAGGTAAGGAGATAACCATGGATCAATTTCAATCATTCTGTGACCAACTCAATCGCCGGCAATTTATCAAGCGTGCATCAATCGGGTTAGGCATCGCCGCGCTGGGAGGATCGATGGAACCTCTTGTGGCCTCGGTCCAACCAGGTCTGCATCATGCCGCCAAGGCGAAGCGGGTCATTTTCCTTTTCATGGCTGGCGCGCCGAGTCAGCTGGACCTGTTTGATTACAAGCCTGAACTGGAAAAGTTACATGGTAAGGAATTACCCAAGGAGATCAGCAAAGGTCAGCGTGTGACTAGCATGACCCGTGGTAAAAAGCAGGAGATCTGCGCCTCCATTTTCAAGTTCGCGCCACAGGGAAAAAGTGGATTGATGATGAGTGAGTTGCTGCCGCATCTGTCCAGGCACGCCGATGACATCTGCATGATCAAGTCGACTCATACCGAGGCGATTAATCACGACCCGGCTAAAACATTTTTCTGCACCGGTTCGGAAATGCCGGGAAAAGCGAGTATGGGTTCCTGGCTTAGTTACGGTCTTGGGACTTTGAATCGTGATCTACCTGACTTTGTGATTTTGTCCTCAGCTTTTTGGTCGGGAAAAACGAATGTGCAGGCTCTTTACAGTCGCCTTTGGGGCACGGGTTTCCTTCCCGGCAAACACCAGGGCATTGCTTTTCAATCGGTGGGTGATCCGGTGTTATTTCTTTCCAACCCCAATGGAGTCGACCGGAAGGCTCGCAGCAAGATGCTCGACTTTGTCAGTCAGGTAAATGCCGAGCAGAAACTTGTAACTGGAGATCCGGAGATCCAGACTTCGATTGCCCAACAGGAAATGGCGTTTCGTATGCAGGCATCGGTCCCGGAGCTAACTGATTTGAGTGGTGAGAGTGAGGCGACTCTCGAGCTTTATGGACCTGAAGTTAATCAAACGGGATCATTCGCGCGCAATTGTTTACTGGCTCGTCGAATGGCTGAAAGGGATGTGCGTTTCGTTCAACTTTTCCATCGCGGGTGGGATCACCACCGCGATCTTCCTTTGCATCTCCGTGGGCAGGCGCGTGATGTCGATCAACCGATCTCGGGTTTGCTCACAGATCTCAAACAGCGTGGATTGCTTGAAGATACTCTGGTTGTGTTTGCCGGGGAATTTGGCCGAACGACCTATGCACAGAACTTAACTCCCGGAGATAGAGAAGACTATGGTCGTGATCACCATCCGCGTTGTTTCACAACCTGGATGGCCGGCGGCGGTATCAAAGGCGGTATCAGCTACGGGGAGACCGATGACTTCTGCTACAACGTTGTGAAAGATCCGGTCCACGTGCGGGATCTCCACGCCACCATGTTTCACCAATTGGGTATTAATCACACCAAGCTCACTTTCCCGCACCAAGGCTTGGACCAAAAGCTCACCGGCGTCGAAAAAGCCTACGTTGTAAAAGACATCATTGCTTAAGCTCCTGCTTAACGAATTTCTCCTCCGAGGAGATTCTCAATGTCGTTAATATCCCGAGGTCTATTTGCCGCCCTTTTCGCAGTAAGTAAATCGGACCGGGACAAAAATATGGTGTGTCCATCGTCGATCTCTATTGAAATTGCATTTGTGTAGGCCTTTTCAAATTCCAACCCCTTCACCGCGTTTAGTATTTCGATAGAAACAGGGGATCGTCCAAATGCGAATACATCAAAGTGAGGGTTTCGCAGAAAGTTCTCTCGAGTCATATCGAAAACGGGCATCTGAAATTCTGACAAGGCATTTACCAGCCTATCATAGTTTTCTTCGGTTTTGTTGACCCAGATATCAAGATCACCCGTTGTCCTAGGGTATCCATGCAGAATTACCGCGTAGCCTCCAACAATCATGTATTCTACGCCGTTGGAATTGAGCGATTTTATAAAATCTAGAAAATCCTCATGAAGTAAACCATCCATGGCTTACCTTTTTCTTGCCCGATGGGCTGTCTTGTCTAGCCGCGGCGGATGTCCATCAGGATAACCATAAGCTACGCTATTGAGATAGGCCGCCGCCGCCAGACGCTCTTCCTCTGTTTTTTTAGCCCAATAACTGAAGTTTTGCTCCTCAGTTTGAGTGTGGGACCGCATGGAAAAAGAATTTCGGTCTAGGCGATAGCGTTCCATTTATTTCAAAGTGCTGAATACAGAACTGCTGATCAATTCAAATAATCGAACCAAATTTTTGATGTCTCATTTAGGGAAAGAGAAAAGACCAACGATCCGGCTTTGGTTTATTCGGCACGGGTCTAATACCCCGCCGCTTGCGGCGTTCTAAAATTTCCACTTTCAAATCTCAAATACCCCGCGGCTGCGAAGCGGCTGGCGACCGCAAGGTCGAGGGCTTGCCCCGGGGATTATTTATGTTCAAGAGTCCCTGCCTTGTTCGATCCTCCGCTGACTCGAACTTGCAACTTGAGGGCTTGAAGGGCAGATCGGCAGTCGTGAGTTCCATGTTTTGGTATCATGCGGAACATTTTATCATTTACGCAGGTTTCTGAATTTACAGGATCTCGAGTAACTTTCTGTCGGGATGGAATCATCCTATCCCGAAGATTGTTTCCAATCTGGCAATCGCCTGCACTCATCTCCCTAAATGTGTCTTTTCTAAGAAACCTAAATGTATCTTTGCCATTTTGCGTTGTCGCAATTTGGGTGTTATTTTTTGTCGGCGCAGTGGCGGAGGATGGAGGAATAACGAGAACGATCCCAGAGATTTCCGAGATTGACCCTCAACGCTTGATTCATGGATTTAAACCCGAAATCACCGCGGTGCGGGTGAAAACACCTCCGAAGATTGATGGACATTTAGATGAAGAGATTTGGCGCACCGCTCCCAGCAGTGGACCTCTGATTCGAAACAATCCGAGACCCGGGGAACCCATGCCTCAGCCGAGCGAGTTCCGTGTGGCTTATGATGACAATTTTATCTACATGGCCATCTGGCATTGGGATTCAGAACCAGATGAAATTGTGGCGCGTTACATGCGCCGGGATGATTCCCAGCGTCCTGACGATTATTCTATCATCGTTTTTGATACCTTCAACGATGAGCGCAACGGTTATTGGTTTCGAATCAATCCCAATGGCGCGCGTGAGGATGGGACCATTAGTAACAACACAACTTTAAATACTCAGTGGGACGGCATTTGGGATCTCAAAACCCAGGTCAACCAATTCGGATGGTTTGCAGAACTGGCGTTTCCGCTGACTACTTTCAGTTTTGATCCTAATAGTCAGGAATGGGGTCTGAATGTTACACGCAATATCAAACGAATTGATCAACGTGGTCTCTGGGCTTCGCCCCGCTCGTCCATGCGGTCCTATTATGTTTCGGAGGCTGGTAAACTGAAAGGATTAAGCGGACTGCAGCAGGGCTTGGGCTTGGAGTTCAATCCCTACATTCTTGGGACGCAGTCAGAGGACAAGGACTTGGGCACAAATGATTTTGATTTCGAATGGGGTGGTGATTTTCGATACCGCATTACCCCAAAAATGAGCGCTACTATCAGTTACAACACTGACTTTGCTTCGGCAGAGACGGATGCGCGTCAGGTAAACTTAACCCGCTTCTCCCTGTTTTTTCCTGAGAAACGACGATTCTTTCTCGAAGATGCCGGCGTCTTTAATTTTGGCGGATTTGGTGAGCGATTCAGTCGACGGTCCAGAACGAGCCCGGTTTTTCTACCTTATTTTAGTAGACGGATTGGATTAAATAGCAGCGGAGAAGTGGTTCCATTGCTCGGTGCTGCCAAATTGACAGGTCGAGTAGGGGAGTTCGACATCGGCCTCATCAATGCAGTGATTGATTCCACGGACGAACTCGGTAGTCAGAACGCTTTTGTTGGCCGGGTAAGTCGGCAGGTTTTCGACCAGTCCTCTGTAGGAGTATTGGCTACGCACGGCGATCCCAACTCCGATTATGATAACCTGTTGCTTGGTTCAGATTTCCGGTTTCTGACAGATAACTTTCTTAATAAATATCGATTGGAGGCTAATGTGTTTTTGTTGGGTTCGGAGTCCGATGATCCGGCTTTTGGAGATGGATTGGCTCCCAGTTTCGGAGGCAACGTAATATTGCCTGCGGATGAATTCAATGTGGAGCTTGCCCTGTTACACATCGACGAGAACTATAACCCCGCTCTTGGTTTCGCACCCAGGCGTGGTATCCGGCGGTATTTTACGAATCTTACTTACCAGCCCTTTACTGAGTCAGTGTCCTGGTTGCGGCAGTATTATCTCCTCTACGATGGTGAGATAGTTACCAACTTTTCCAATGAACAGGAATCGTCCACTCACACCTTTACACCGGTGGGCTTCGCTTTTGAAAACGCTGACTACGCGGAAATAAGAATCGAAAATTCATCTGATGCTCCGTCAGAGGATTTCGATATTTCTGATGACGTTTCTATCTCCGCCGGCGATTATCGCTGGACGCGTGGCATCATCAACATAGAGACCGCCACCCGACGCATGTTTTGCCTGCAGCATGAGTTTTCCTTTGGCGATTTCTATGATGGAACCCGGACGGAAAATACATCCGAACTAACATTCGCACCCTCGAAATATTTTGGATCCATCCTGGCTTACACGAAACAGAATGTGAAATTATCGGGCGGTGACTTCGATATCAAATTGGCTTCGCTCACTGCTCTGGTCAACTTCACCCCGGACTTCACCTGGTCGAACATTGTTCAGTACGACAACATCTCCGATTCACTGGGTGTTAATAGTCGATTGATCTGGGAGTATCGTCCGGGCAAAAAAATATTTTTGGTTCTTAACCAAAGCTACCTCGACGAACGCACCGGGTTTGTTCTAAAGCAGAGCGACACGACCTTGAAGCTGAGCTCGATATTTCGGTTCTAGTGGGCACGGTCTTATTGGATACCGAAGGAAAATAATTGGGCGTTCCTGATAGTAAACTTTAGGCGAACCAACTGAGTTCCAAATGTGGATAAAGATTGGTTTGAAAACTCAATGGGAATGTATGTGTCATCAGCTCCTTTAAGGGTTGTTTTAAAATTCCGGATAGGGCGTCCGTCAGTGTCGCATACTTCAATCTCAAGTTCTCCAAACTCCGTGTTGCAGTTCACGTAGAGTTGAGATCCTTCAAATCGAAACGGTTTCGTAGTCAAAGTGCCTCCATCACAACTCGCCTCTACAGCTACAAACCGATCCTGGATGATCGAAGCCATTCCGATGCTTCCGGTAGGTGTGCCTTCATCCGGGATCGAAGTTGGCCGGTGACGATAGTTGCGACCACCGTAGTAAAAATGGAGCTCATCTCCTTCAGCGATAGGAGGACCCGACATGGGATGGATCATGAAACGATCCCAGCTTCCAATATTTCCCAATGGTAAGAATGGTTCACGAAAAGGTCTGTCAAAATGAATCCCATCCCGGCTGATCGCCAATTGGATGTCGATGGTTCCTATGCCAGGTTGGCTGATGTATCGTTGAGCCAATCCAAGATAGATTCCTTCATAGGGAAAGACATTCATCGAATAAATCATGGTGCTCACCGGGTCGTCCAGATCGGGTCCCAGTATAAAATCCGCTGGGGTCCATTCGAGGAAATTATCACTGGTCGATCGAATGACGGAGCGACCATTGTAGTGCTCTTCAAACCATTCGTGGTGTCCCCAGGCTTTTCGAATCTCGGGTTGTACTTTCAAAGTTCTACCATAGATTACGAATTGATTGTTACGATTCGGATCAATGAGAACGTGGCTGATATCGATAATGTCATCGGATGCAAAATCCCTGACTTTGGTCCAGTGCAGGCCATCCGGACTGAAAGAAATTCCAAGACCTCGGCGAGTACCTGGATGCGATGAGCTTTCGTCCTTCGGCAGATCGCGCTGGATGGACAGAAACGCTAGTTTGTAACGCCGATCAGAATTTGTTTCGCGCAAGTCCTTCACTACACAGTAGGGCTGGTACATATACCCCATCGTCAGCGACGGGATTACCAGGTTTGTTTTTTCCCCGTCCTTGAGAACGATATCCATGGCAGGCTTGTCCCAGTTAATTCCGTCCTGACTAACAGCATAAGCGAATCCCTTCCCTTTGGATTGGATATCGGTGGTATACCACATCTTGTAGATTTGATCTTCCGCATCGTAAATCACAGATCCTTGTGGGACGGCCATGTGACCTTCCCATAGGTGGTCCGCTAGTACTAATGGATTGTCAGGATGCTTGCTGACCGTGTTGAGACGTCGGCTCACATTCTCCATGGATTCAATGATGTAATCATCGATGAACAGTTGGCGGTGTTGACCAACAGTGATGGGTTCTGGCTCACCAAAAAGGGGGAGACACAGCGTCAAAAAACAACTGACTGGAAAGAAGTGTTTCATTGAATGACTGGAATAATCCGCGGAGTGCGTTTGGGGTAGGAAGCAAAGTTTGCAACGATCGGGAGTCGGGAGTCAACGGGGCATCCTTCTTTCAGCTAACAATTTAAGTTGGTTCTTTTAATAAATCCCGAGGTCGTCTACCGTTATTCTGACAAATGAACAGGATTACCCTATTTCTGCTCTTCGCCACTTCCTCTATTTTCGGAGATCCATCGTTTCTTCCAGTGGGCGAAGGTCACGATCTTGAAACGTACGGACCCGTCTTGCATGGAATTGCCGAATTGGGATCGGGGCCGGGCTTGTCGATCGATGTTCAGGATAACTTTTCTTATTCGGTTGGTGATGGAATTCTGACGATCGTTGATGTAAGCAATCCCAGCGCACCCAAAGTGGTGGGACGATTGGAGAATCTCGGAATTACACGACAAATTCAGGTGAGGGACGATATCGCCTATATCGCTTCCCGGGGAGACGGGTTATTTATCGTAGACATATCGGACCCCTCTCAACCTTCACTTTTGGCGAATTATGATACCATTGAATTTGCGACAGGACTCACATTGGGTGGAGACGTAGTATTTCTTGCCTGCCGACTCTATGGAATTGAGTTGGTCGATATTTCAGATCCTCGAAACCCTCAACATCTCGGAGTTGCTCGCACCGGTGTTTCGCAGTCTGCCGTTTACTCGAATGGGTATTTGTACGTCGGTGTGTGGGGTGAAATGAAAGTAGTGGTTGTCGATGTTCATGATCCGCGAAGCCCCACAATTGTTGATCAACTTCCGTTGGATGGTTATGGAGATGGAGTGGCTGTTTATGAGGGTCATCTCTATGCCGCAACCGGTCAGCACTCACGGGCAAAGCCCGGTGAGAAGCCTGGAGATCCCGGATTTGGAACCGGTCATGTTCTGGAGGTTTTCTCCCTATACGAACCGGCGCACCCTCAATTAGTTTCTCGGACTAAGTTTCCCCGAGAAGATCACACGGATAGTCATCTGTGGGCGGTGCGCGTTACCAACGATCATGCCTTTGTGGCTGATAATTATAATGGTCTGTTTGTCTTGAATATTTCCGACCCCGCTCGTCCAACCTTCGTGGGGCAGCACCAACTGCCTTACAATGAAGAGCGTAAAGGTCCTTATATCGTCAGTGGCTTGTCTGTCATAAAAAACCATGTGTTGATAACCAGTCCGTACATTGATGCACGTGTGATTGCCGCACCTGGAATTGCATCTGCCTTAACGGATCAATCCGGTGAGCAGCCTGAAATCGGTTCACGTGTTATGGATCGCAACACCGAAGACTATCGGGCCTACTATTTGGGAGGAC contains:
- a CDS encoding rhomboid family intramembrane serine protease — protein: MKKFPPVVLVLIAINALVFAPSLLAPEIGRSIQNHFALYFPKNDEFQLIQFISYMFLHGSPAHIFFNMFALASFGVPLTMIWGWRRFLSFYFATGIGAAIIYTAVNYYQFSNAYGILIGAGFTEDSIKVLLESFKADPSLTSKVPEKVIKSLISIYHAPAVGASGAIYGILVAFGVLFPNAKLSLMFIPAPVAAKFFIPALVLLDMFSGITGFSLFGGGIAHWAHVGGAVIGFLIMLYWKAKLSRR
- a CDS encoding PSD1 and planctomycete cytochrome C domain-containing protein, with protein sequence MRISYLVIFASAVYLFSVGSLAAKDTINFNRDIRPILSDKCFLCHGPDEADREEDLRLDIPDGRLGALTPRDDYFIIKPGEPEESELFWRITEEFEDERMPPANSHKEPLNEQEIALFKQWIIEGGEYRDFWAFIPPTKTKLAKVKNKKWGASEIDNRVMASLEEQGLKPNPEADKRTLIRRATFDLTGLPPTLDEINEFLNDKSQNAYTRLVDRLLEKKSYGEHMARYWADLVRLADTNGMHHDFDREFSTYRDWVIRSYNNNLPFDEFIKYQLAGDLYDDPSREHLVASGFNRLHLIIDKGTALPEESLHKNVVDRVEAFGTTFLGLTVQCAQCHDHKYDPITQKDYYQLYAFFNNFGGAAETGGEPERGLQPPFINLTTPKQEKILADFDGRNRALDFELQAIERLQGLSEKWPDKFSKVAVPWIWTEPGPQSKSVEFRTTLDLPEKPETAMARFVALPEPDSFKRGAFQGTIPKSNDVQNAGGNAAVVSEAEVFVNGVSLGKALTLNDGVAAELSDILQAGENVITAKSSGKTGFAFILEYTIGEETNSFTTSPDWMVRSDKDSAWASSIEVHDPDHESIWTTRVRSKDVLSVQKQIVDLKANRTAYYHTIPGAMIMSEMDPPRQTTMLIGGAYDAPDAQVERNTPGFLPPMEGKRGMYSRMDLAEWLVSPQHPLTARVVVNRFWQQIFGVGLVKTSEDFGAQGEWPSHPELLDELAVSFMDSGWDVKLLFRSILLSNTYKQSSDAQSAAYTKDPENRKLARGSRYRLDAEVIRDQLLAVSGQLNRTMYGKSVRPPQPEGLWEMVNMVANRPYIPDNDDNIYRRSLYTFWRRAIPPPQMTIMNAPSREYCLPRRERTNTPLQALLMMNEEQYFKAAKACAKLTLEETDDPERGLRVTYEKITSHQPADDRLKLMEKTLAEFFDIYENDKALTESLTPELSGSEFAKRVELAAWTMMTHSLLNLELTKVRR
- a CDS encoding DUF1501 domain-containing protein yields the protein MDQFQSFCDQLNRRQFIKRASIGLGIAALGGSMEPLVASVQPGLHHAAKAKRVIFLFMAGAPSQLDLFDYKPELEKLHGKELPKEISKGQRVTSMTRGKKQEICASIFKFAPQGKSGLMMSELLPHLSRHADDICMIKSTHTEAINHDPAKTFFCTGSEMPGKASMGSWLSYGLGTLNRDLPDFVILSSAFWSGKTNVQALYSRLWGTGFLPGKHQGIAFQSVGDPVLFLSNPNGVDRKARSKMLDFVSQVNAEQKLVTGDPEIQTSIAQQEMAFRMQASVPELTDLSGESEATLELYGPEVNQTGSFARNCLLARRMAERDVRFVQLFHRGWDHHRDLPLHLRGQARDVDQPISGLLTDLKQRGLLEDTLVVFAGEFGRTTYAQNLTPGDREDYGRDHHPRCFTTWMAGGGIKGGISYGETDDFCYNVVKDPVHVRDLHATMFHQLGINHTKLTFPHQGLDQKLTGVEKAYVVKDIIA
- a CDS encoding DUF5916 domain-containing protein — protein: MSFLRNLNVSLPFCVVAIWVLFFVGAVAEDGGITRTIPEISEIDPQRLIHGFKPEITAVRVKTPPKIDGHLDEEIWRTAPSSGPLIRNNPRPGEPMPQPSEFRVAYDDNFIYMAIWHWDSEPDEIVARYMRRDDSQRPDDYSIIVFDTFNDERNGYWFRINPNGAREDGTISNNTTLNTQWDGIWDLKTQVNQFGWFAELAFPLTTFSFDPNSQEWGLNVTRNIKRIDQRGLWASPRSSMRSYYVSEAGKLKGLSGLQQGLGLEFNPYILGTQSEDKDLGTNDFDFEWGGDFRYRITPKMSATISYNTDFASAETDARQVNLTRFSLFFPEKRRFFLEDAGVFNFGGFGERFSRRSRTSPVFLPYFSRRIGLNSSGEVVPLLGAAKLTGRVGEFDIGLINAVIDSTDELGSQNAFVGRVSRQVFDQSSVGVLATHGDPNSDYDNLLLGSDFRFLTDNFLNKYRLEANVFLLGSESDDPAFGDGLAPSFGGNVILPADEFNVELALLHIDENYNPALGFAPRRGIRRYFTNLTYQPFTESVSWLRQYYLLYDGEIVTNFSNEQESSTHTFTPVGFAFENADYAEIRIENSSDAPSEDFDISDDVSISAGDYRWTRGIINIETATRRMFCLQHEFSFGDFYDGTRTENTSELTFAPSKYFGSILAYTKQNVKLSGGDFDIKLASLTALVNFTPDFTWSNIVQYDNISDSLGVNSRLIWEYRPGKKIFLVLNQSYLDERTGFVLKQSDTTLKLSSIFRF